The Desulfohalovibrio reitneri genome contains a region encoding:
- a CDS encoding GNAT family N-acetyltransferase: MTQPREPLTAAWAESLSDVRREDWERFRPGTPFMRWDWLRLLEETGCVTPGTGWLPRHLLLHRGGELVGAAPMYVRTNSSGEFVFDQVWAEVAARIGLSYYPKLTAMSPFTPATGYEPLTAPEADTEDVFTRVLDEAEAFVRGHGLSGLNVNFASPRFAEAAERAGMVRWEHQGFVWSNPGYASLDEFLAYFRRSRRRNVTRERRALRERGVRVEMVEGADVSDAWVEWLYAIYERTNAKFGPWGCHYLNRDFFQGIFRELPENLVVAGATEGGRERPLAMALFAKQGERLWGRYWGCFEEVPGLHFEVCYYTPMEYCIEHGLREFDPGMGGAHKARRGFASRSAYSLHRFSDPRLHALLRRHMPEINSLERTHVAELNELLPFKEWTAGRS; the protein is encoded by the coding sequence ATGACACAGCCCCGCGAACCCCTCACCGCCGCCTGGGCGGAATCCCTGAGCGATGTCCGCCGCGAGGACTGGGAGCGCTTCCGGCCCGGCACGCCCTTCATGCGCTGGGATTGGCTGCGGCTTCTGGAGGAAACCGGCTGCGTCACTCCCGGGACCGGCTGGCTGCCCAGGCATCTGCTGCTGCACCGGGGCGGAGAGCTGGTGGGGGCCGCCCCCATGTACGTGCGCACCAACTCCTCCGGGGAGTTCGTCTTCGATCAGGTCTGGGCGGAGGTGGCCGCCCGCATCGGGCTTTCCTACTACCCCAAGCTCACGGCCATGAGCCCCTTCACCCCGGCCACGGGGTACGAGCCCCTGACCGCGCCGGAAGCCGACACCGAGGACGTGTTCACCCGCGTGCTGGACGAGGCCGAGGCCTTCGTGCGCGGCCACGGCCTGTCCGGGCTCAACGTCAATTTCGCCTCCCCGCGCTTCGCCGAGGCGGCGGAGCGGGCGGGCATGGTCCGCTGGGAGCACCAGGGGTTCGTCTGGAGCAACCCCGGCTACGCCTCGTTGGACGAGTTCCTGGCCTACTTCCGCCGCTCCCGCCGCCGCAACGTGACGCGGGAGCGCAGGGCCCTGCGGGAGCGGGGCGTGCGGGTGGAGATGGTTGAGGGCGCGGACGTGTCCGATGCCTGGGTGGAGTGGCTGTACGCCATCTACGAGCGCACCAACGCCAAGTTCGGCCCCTGGGGCTGCCACTACCTCAACCGCGATTTTTTCCAGGGCATATTCCGGGAGCTGCCGGAGAATCTGGTGGTGGCCGGGGCCACCGAGGGCGGGCGGGAGCGCCCCCTGGCCATGGCCCTTTTCGCCAAGCAGGGGGAGCGGTTGTGGGGCCGGTATTGGGGCTGCTTCGAGGAAGTCCCGGGGCTGCACTTCGAGGTCTGCTACTACACCCCCATGGAGTATTGCATAGAGCATGGACTGCGGGAGTTCGACCCCGGCATGGGCGGGGCGCACAAGGCCAGGCGCGGTTTCGCCTCGCGCAGCGCCTACTCCCTGCACCGCTTCAGCGATCCCCGGCTGCACGCCCTGTTGCGCCGCCACATGCCGGAGATCAACTCCCTGGAGCGGACCCACGTTGCCGAGCTCAACGAACTGCTGCCGTTCAAGGAGTGGACCGCGGGGCGGTCTTGA
- a CDS encoding ArsR/SmtB family transcription factor, translating into MQETIRQAFDPHARIFKALGHPARLFIVHQLSLRGECGVGHLRDALELDMSTVSKHLSVLREAGVVASTKRGSAVLYRVAMPCVPHFMDCVDAARRGEEAEPACDCAAQSTLKGS; encoded by the coding sequence ATGCAAGAGACCATCCGCCAAGCCTTCGATCCCCACGCCCGCATCTTCAAAGCCCTGGGCCACCCCGCCCGGCTGTTCATCGTGCACCAGCTCTCCCTGCGGGGGGAATGCGGCGTGGGCCACCTGCGCGACGCCCTGGAACTGGACATGTCCACCGTGTCCAAGCACCTCTCGGTGCTGCGCGAGGCGGGGGTGGTCGCCTCCACCAAGCGCGGCAGCGCTGTGCTCTACCGGGTGGCCATGCCCTGCGTGCCGCACTTCATGGACTGCGTGGACGCGGCGCGGCGCGGGGAAGAGGCCGAGCCCGCCTGCGACTGCGCGGCTCAGTCCACCCTGAAGGGTTCGTAG
- a CDS encoding HAMP domain-containing methyl-accepting chemotaxis protein: MFKNMSLARKLILGFCAVLVLLVVLGIVSFRALTSATDGFTDYRELARDSVLAGRVQGNMLMLRMQVKDYILSGEQSERREFDEYMTATQGFLEEAKGRISDPERASMIAKADQKLDTYQKSFGEVVKLMDRRDELLQGVLAPEGAAMERNLAELMRTAEGDGDSATAYHAGLTLRHLLLARLYVVKFLESNDQADVDRVRDEFEVMDEEMAALERAIQDAERRGLLAGTIESRDRYTSTFFDAFVPAIFERNRLIEDSLDRIGPEVAGLTEDVKLSIIEDQNQLSSSVQQSNRFTIRLIGIVSGAALLFGALMAWLIIRGVSAQLGRDPSVVANIAESISRGDLSTRFDQDKVRGVYASMKDMSDALTGVVGEVRSASENVASGSEELSATAQSISQGASEQAASVEEISASMEQMAANIGQNTDNARQTESMATKASDNAKRGGEAVERTVSAMRDIAEKISIIEEIARQTNLLALNAAIEAARAGEAGKGFAVVAAEVRKLAERSGEAAGEITEVSSSSVETAEEAGKLISQVVEDISKTADLVQEIAAGSEEQNSGAEQINQAIQQLDQVVQQNASAAEEMASTSEELSSQSEQLLASISFFKLGMGDGRDRPKAAPARREALPRGDETAAKGNGAKRASPPAARGGQDGGGAGYAYDMDGDDEFERF, encoded by the coding sequence ATGTTCAAGAATATGTCGTTGGCCAGGAAGCTCATCCTGGGATTCTGCGCCGTGCTGGTGCTGCTGGTGGTGCTGGGAATCGTGTCCTTCAGGGCGCTGACCTCGGCCACGGACGGGTTCACCGATTACCGGGAGCTGGCCCGGGACTCGGTGCTGGCCGGGCGCGTGCAGGGCAACATGCTTATGCTGCGCATGCAGGTGAAGGACTACATTTTGAGCGGCGAGCAGAGCGAGCGCCGCGAGTTCGACGAGTATATGACGGCCACCCAGGGCTTCCTCGAGGAGGCCAAGGGGCGCATAAGCGACCCGGAGCGCGCGTCCATGATCGCCAAGGCCGATCAGAAACTGGACACCTATCAGAAGAGCTTCGGCGAGGTGGTCAAGCTCATGGACCGCCGCGATGAACTGCTCCAGGGCGTCCTCGCCCCCGAGGGCGCGGCCATGGAGCGGAACCTCGCGGAACTCATGCGCACGGCCGAGGGGGACGGCGACTCCGCGACGGCCTACCACGCCGGGCTGACCCTGCGGCACCTGCTGCTGGCCAGGCTGTACGTCGTCAAGTTCCTGGAGAGCAACGACCAAGCGGACGTGGACCGGGTGCGCGACGAGTTCGAGGTGATGGACGAGGAAATGGCGGCGCTGGAACGCGCGATACAGGACGCGGAGCGACGCGGGCTGCTGGCCGGGACCATTGAAAGCCGGGATCGCTACACGTCCACGTTTTTCGATGCCTTCGTCCCGGCCATCTTCGAGCGAAACCGCCTCATCGAGGACAGCCTGGACCGCATCGGGCCGGAGGTGGCCGGACTGACCGAGGACGTCAAGCTGTCCATCATCGAGGACCAGAACCAGCTTAGCTCCAGCGTGCAGCAATCCAACAGGTTCACCATACGCCTCATCGGTATCGTCTCCGGAGCGGCCCTGCTCTTCGGCGCGCTCATGGCCTGGCTCATCATCCGCGGCGTCTCCGCCCAACTCGGCCGCGACCCTTCGGTGGTGGCTAACATCGCCGAGAGCATCTCACGTGGCGACCTGAGCACACGCTTCGACCAGGACAAGGTGCGTGGCGTGTACGCCTCCATGAAGGACATGTCCGATGCCCTGACCGGTGTGGTGGGCGAGGTGCGCTCCGCCTCGGAGAACGTGGCCTCGGGTTCCGAGGAGTTGTCCGCCACGGCTCAGAGCATCTCCCAGGGGGCCAGCGAGCAGGCCGCCAGCGTGGAGGAGATTTCCGCCTCCATGGAGCAGATGGCCGCCAACATCGGCCAGAACACGGACAACGCCCGGCAAACCGAGTCCATGGCCACCAAGGCCTCGGACAACGCCAAGCGCGGCGGCGAGGCGGTGGAGCGCACCGTTTCGGCCATGCGCGACATCGCCGAGAAAATCTCCATCATCGAGGAGATCGCCCGGCAGACCAATCTGCTGGCGCTCAACGCCGCCATCGAGGCGGCCCGCGCGGGCGAGGCGGGCAAGGGCTTCGCCGTGGTGGCCGCGGAGGTGCGCAAGCTGGCGGAGCGCAGCGGCGAGGCCGCCGGGGAGATCACCGAGGTCTCGTCCTCTTCGGTGGAAACCGCCGAGGAAGCGGGCAAGCTCATCAGCCAGGTGGTCGAGGACATCTCCAAAACCGCCGACCTGGTGCAGGAGATCGCCGCCGGGTCCGAGGAGCAGAACTCCGGCGCGGAGCAGATCAACCAGGCCATCCAGCAGCTGGACCAAGTGGTGCAGCAGAACGCCTCCGCGGCCGAGGAGATGGCCTCCACCTCGGAGGAGCTGTCCTCCCAGTCGGAGCAGTTGCTCGCATCAATCTCCTTCTTCAAGCTGGGCATGGGCGACGGCCGGGACAGGCCGAAGGCCGCGCCCGCCAGACGTGAGGCCCTTCCCCGGGGGGACGAGACGGCCGCGAAAGGCAACGGAGCCAAGCGGGCCTCCCCCCCGGCCGCCAGGGGCGGACAGGATGGCGGGGGAGCCGGGTACGCCTACGACATGGACGGCGACGACGAGTTCGAACGGTTCTAG
- a CDS encoding methyl-accepting chemotaxis protein, with the protein MSWKNISLKGKFGVGFGAVLLLLLLVGGWAFLGVGDITENAEEVIHGNELRGEFTSRLVDHLEWAEAVSVFVTDDEQNTLDVQLNPRECGFGKWYYGQGRQEAEEMVPEIRSVMAEVEEPHIHLHESAREIKEVYTPVDTGLGTFLADKQNDHLRWTHKVKDALLDPSITQLGVETDWTKCSLGKWLYSDETKAMARENPGFGQAIEGIYDPHKHLHQSAITIQELIDQNDRVQAEQVFRGETETAADETLAGLDEVREWYEARREGYEKAMAIYAQKTLPNLQQVKELLNRAETTVEENVMTDKEMLQAASTTRMGVEWLAGSALVIGVLLAWVIARGILRPLMASMGFADEIAEGDLTANVHVYQKDEIGRMAETLRTMGGRLAEVVGEVREASENVASGSEELSATAQNLSQGASEQAASVEEISASMEQMAANIGQNTDNARQTETMATKAADNAKRGGEAVGRTVSAMRDIAEKITIIEEIARQTNLLALNAAIEAARAGEAGKGFAVVAAEVRKLAERSGEAAGEITEVSSSSVETAEEAGKLIDQVVEDITKTADLVQEIAAGSEEQKSGAEQINNAIQQLDQVVQQNASAAEEMASTSEELSSQSEQLLSTISFFKLETSHGSGGRQRKAATAGTSRQALPQGGENKPGKKPAAQGNGNTRAKGGAGQGGEGKSGSKGFSYDMDESGEDDEFERF; encoded by the coding sequence ATGAGCTGGAAGAACATTTCCCTCAAGGGCAAGTTCGGAGTCGGATTCGGTGCGGTGCTGTTGCTGCTGCTGTTGGTGGGAGGCTGGGCCTTCCTCGGCGTGGGTGACATCACCGAGAACGCCGAGGAGGTCATCCACGGCAACGAGTTGCGGGGCGAGTTCACCTCGCGGCTGGTGGACCACTTGGAGTGGGCCGAGGCGGTGAGCGTCTTCGTCACCGACGACGAGCAGAACACGCTTGACGTGCAGCTGAACCCGCGCGAGTGCGGCTTCGGCAAGTGGTACTACGGCCAGGGCAGGCAGGAGGCCGAGGAGATGGTGCCGGAAATCCGGTCCGTCATGGCCGAGGTGGAAGAACCCCACATCCACCTCCACGAATCGGCCCGCGAGATCAAGGAGGTCTATACGCCGGTGGACACCGGGTTGGGCACCTTCCTGGCGGACAAGCAGAACGACCACCTGCGCTGGACCCACAAGGTCAAGGACGCCCTGCTGGACCCTTCCATCACGCAACTCGGCGTGGAGACCGACTGGACCAAGTGTTCCCTGGGCAAGTGGCTCTACTCCGACGAGACCAAGGCAATGGCCAGGGAGAACCCCGGTTTCGGGCAGGCCATTGAGGGTATATACGACCCGCACAAGCATTTGCACCAGAGCGCCATCACCATCCAGGAGCTGATCGACCAGAACGATCGCGTCCAGGCGGAACAGGTCTTCCGAGGTGAGACCGAGACGGCCGCGGACGAGACCCTGGCCGGTCTGGACGAGGTGAGGGAGTGGTACGAGGCGCGGCGCGAGGGCTACGAGAAGGCCATGGCGATCTATGCCCAGAAGACCCTGCCAAATCTGCAGCAGGTCAAGGAGCTGCTGAACCGCGCCGAGACCACGGTCGAAGAGAACGTCATGACCGACAAGGAGATGCTGCAAGCGGCCTCCACCACGCGCATGGGCGTGGAGTGGCTGGCTGGAAGCGCCCTGGTCATCGGCGTGCTGCTGGCTTGGGTCATCGCGCGCGGCATCCTCCGCCCCCTCATGGCGAGCATGGGCTTCGCCGACGAGATCGCCGAGGGCGACCTGACCGCCAACGTGCACGTCTACCAGAAGGACGAGATAGGCCGCATGGCCGAGACCCTGCGCACCATGGGCGGGCGCCTGGCCGAGGTGGTGGGCGAGGTGCGGGAGGCCTCGGAGAACGTGGCCTCCGGTTCCGAGGAGCTGTCCGCCACGGCCCAGAACCTCTCCCAGGGGGCCAGCGAGCAGGCCGCCAGCGTGGAGGAGATTTCCGCCTCCATGGAGCAGATGGCCGCCAACATCGGCCAGAACACGGACAACGCCCGCCAGACCGAGACCATGGCCACCAAGGCCGCGGACAACGCCAAGCGCGGCGGCGAGGCTGTGGGCCGTACCGTGTCCGCCATGCGCGACATCGCCGAGAAGATCACCATCATCGAGGAGATCGCCCGGCAAACCAACCTGCTGGCGCTCAACGCCGCCATCGAGGCGGCCCGCGCGGGCGAGGCGGGCAAGGGCTTCGCCGTGGTGGCCGCGGAGGTGCGCAAGCTGGCCGAGCGCAGCGGCGAGGCCGCCGGGGAGATCACCGAGGTCTCGTCCTCCTCCGTGGAGACCGCCGAGGAAGCGGGCAAGCTCATCGACCAGGTGGTGGAGGACATCACCAAGACCGCCGACCTGGTGCAGGAGATCGCCGCCGGGTCCGAGGAGCAGAAATCCGGGGCGGAGCAGATCAACAACGCCATCCAGCAGCTGGACCAGGTGGTGCAGCAGAACGCCTCCGCGGCCGAGGAAATGGCCTCCACCTCGGAGGAGTTGTCTTCCCAGTCGGAGCAGTTGCTCTCCACCATCTCCTTCTTCAAGCTGGAGACCAGCCACGGTTCCGGAGGGCGGCAGCGCAAAGCCGCCACGGCCGGGACGTCCCGCCAGGCGTTGCCGCAGGGTGGCGAAAACAAGCCCGGGAAGAAGCCGGCCGCCCAGGGCAACGGCAATACCCGCGCCAAGGGCGGCGCCGGACAGGGCGGCGAGGGCAAATCCGGCTCCAAGGGCTTCTCCTACGACATGGACGAGAGCGGCGAGGACGACGAGTTCGAGCGCTTCTAG
- a CDS encoding XdhC family protein, with protein MGIEALRQAARELEAGRNCALATVVRTQGCTPRGPGARLLLTSSGQVVGSVGGGALEAWIVEQARDSLATGNVHLVEFATDDGDWAESEETCGGWVEALVQPLHPDTETSRALETFLAARHGGGPKPLLFTGLDWTDLRKRPRFHSSGSAGEAAAGTCLPEDFLISEAMRRAAEEAERLDSPVLVTCGGDCLLVEPLPESLDVVVLGAGRLGRETALLAQRCGFPVAVADDRPDRLTRLKNVDAFRVADMNNALRELAGHRNPLTGSTLVVITSRDPRFDETLLREALASPAPYIALPCTEGQRDDLFRKLLEEGYSQEDLDRVECPGGLDLGGLSPEELAVGIVARLIQLRAKERARETADPGTRGPDPAG; from the coding sequence ATGGGTATCGAAGCATTGCGGCAAGCGGCGCGGGAACTGGAAGCGGGGCGCAACTGCGCCCTGGCCACGGTGGTCCGGACTCAGGGCTGCACCCCCCGGGGCCCCGGAGCCAGGCTGCTTTTGACCTCCTCCGGACAGGTCGTGGGGTCCGTGGGCGGCGGCGCGCTGGAGGCCTGGATCGTGGAGCAGGCCCGGGACTCCCTGGCCACCGGCAACGTTCACCTGGTGGAGTTCGCCACGGACGACGGCGACTGGGCCGAGTCCGAGGAGACGTGCGGCGGATGGGTGGAAGCCCTGGTGCAGCCCCTGCATCCGGACACCGAGACCAGCAGGGCCCTGGAGACGTTCCTGGCCGCGCGGCACGGGGGCGGTCCCAAGCCCTTGCTGTTCACCGGCCTGGACTGGACGGACCTGCGCAAGCGGCCGCGCTTCCACAGCTCCGGCTCGGCCGGCGAGGCTGCGGCCGGGACCTGCCTGCCGGAAGATTTCCTCATCTCCGAAGCCATGCGCCGGGCGGCCGAGGAAGCCGAGCGCCTGGACTCGCCGGTGCTGGTCACCTGCGGCGGGGACTGCCTGCTGGTGGAACCCTTGCCGGAAAGCCTGGACGTGGTGGTGCTCGGCGCCGGACGCCTGGGGCGGGAGACAGCCCTGCTGGCCCAACGCTGCGGCTTTCCCGTGGCCGTGGCCGACGACCGGCCCGATCGTCTGACCCGGCTGAAGAACGTGGACGCCTTCCGGGTGGCGGACATGAACAACGCCCTGCGGGAACTGGCCGGGCACCGCAACCCGCTCACCGGATCCACCCTGGTGGTCATCACTAGCCGCGACCCCCGCTTCGACGAAACCTTGCTGCGGGAAGCCCTGGCCAGCCCCGCCCCCTACATCGCCCTGCCCTGCACCGAGGGCCAGCGGGACGACCTTTTCCGCAAGCTGCTGGAGGAGGGATACAGCCAGGAGGACCTGGACCGTGTGGAATGCCCCGGCGGGCTGGACCTGGGCGGGCTGAGCCCGGAGGAATTGGCCGTGGGCATCGTGGCCCGGCTCATCCAGCTGCGGGCGAAAGAGCGGGCCAGGGAGACCGCCGACCCCGGCACGCGCGGCCCAGACCCGGCCGGGTGA
- a CDS encoding FAD binding domain-containing protein — protein MNLSPFTYHRPVTVKEAVKLLAGADNGRAHGGGTDLLGCMRDHCFAVDEVVSLSSLDDLRGMEKTAEGGLRIGALTTLSEIAVHPGVNRAYPVLAQAALAAASPQLRNQGTIGGNLCQEPRCWYFRGDFHCLRKGGGTCFAFEGENQYHRILGKGPCVIVHPSDPAPALAALGAGVTTARPGGGRTLAVDKLFVPPEEDPTRMVRLEPGEIITHVTIPPPSKGLRSAYRKVRVRAAWDFAIAGMATALDVSGGRVNGGRVVFSGVAPVPWRSREVEEIIIGSRLTPEVIDKAAQAAVSKTAPLSGNGYKVPLLEAVVRQELTAIAEA, from the coding sequence ATGAACCTCTCCCCCTTCACCTACCACCGCCCCGTCACGGTCAAGGAGGCGGTCAAGCTCCTGGCGGGCGCGGACAACGGCCGCGCCCACGGCGGCGGCACCGACCTTTTGGGCTGCATGCGCGACCACTGCTTCGCCGTGGACGAGGTGGTCAGCCTCTCCTCCCTGGACGACCTGCGCGGCATGGAAAAGACCGCCGAGGGCGGCCTGCGCATCGGCGCCCTGACCACCCTCTCGGAGATCGCCGTCCACCCCGGGGTGAACCGCGCCTACCCGGTGCTGGCCCAGGCCGCGCTGGCCGCGGCCAGCCCGCAGCTGCGCAACCAGGGGACCATCGGCGGCAACCTCTGCCAGGAACCGCGCTGCTGGTACTTCCGGGGCGACTTCCACTGCCTGCGCAAGGGCGGGGGCACCTGCTTCGCCTTCGAGGGCGAAAACCAGTACCACCGCATCCTGGGCAAGGGGCCGTGCGTCATCGTCCACCCCTCGGATCCGGCCCCGGCCCTGGCCGCCCTGGGGGCCGGCGTGACCACCGCCCGGCCGGGCGGCGGACGCACCCTGGCGGTGGACAAGCTGTTCGTACCCCCCGAGGAGGATCCCACACGCATGGTGCGGCTGGAACCGGGCGAGATCATCACCCACGTGACCATCCCCCCGCCCTCCAAGGGGCTGCGTTCCGCCTACCGCAAGGTGCGGGTGCGGGCGGCCTGGGACTTCGCCATCGCGGGCATGGCCACGGCGCTGGACGTATCCGGCGGCCGGGTTAACGGCGGCCGGGTGGTCTTCTCCGGCGTGGCGCCGGTGCCCTGGCGCTCGAGAGAGGTGGAGGAAATCATCATCGGCTCGCGGCTGACCCCGGAAGTGATCGACAAGGCGGCACAAGCGGCCGTGTCCAAAACCGCTCCCCTCTCTGGCAACGGCTACAAGGTGCCCTTGCTGGAGGCTGTGGTGCGGCAGGAACTGACCGCCATCGCGGAGGCGTGA
- a CDS encoding PAS domain-containing hybrid sensor histidine kinase/response regulator, with product MGEGARHESHHLEEALTADASLRQALFEGLDLPMALVSRDHRVVMANRAMADLLGSTPEALRGGPCLRSRGGDTRHDPGERTLRTGQPDERLLTVPGPDGSHVVLLVRTFPMRPDSGIDGYLAVAREVSEELRREKQQRLLGAMMANTEHLAVLKDPRRRYLTANPAFARMLGLDSDEVLGKRDEDLLNGVATDSDLSVYAENDRRALELPAGESLTVEEHLSGGKTRRVFLSKKFPVYDEGALLGVATVSQEITQLKRTEEELRRVNQQLRAMFANIPGHLNVVDADYRIINVSRGLMEAFGLPDDADILGRHCFEILQNRRTVCGHCSLPKAMEEKRLVTRFSTPEEDERTGRSFKMYCAPILDEDDRVIGGMEYVADVTDLRQLTRALEEAKERAEAASRAKSAFLATISHEIRTPLNAVLGMLQILDQADLAPEHAESVRTALMAGRGLAGLLNDLLDLSRVEAGRMEIAAEPLRPGDVLRQTAEALQQQATDKGLAISVEVEDGAPEWLDGDEQRLRQILFNLAGNAIKFTERGRVALRLRPDGERLLFEVEDTGVGISRGQIHRLFESFTQIDDSTTRRHQGTGLGLAIVKNLVELMGGEVWVESEPGEGSAFRFTLPLRPTQDGNPGGPAPRSGTAEEASAPAKRVLVVEDNEINRMVARRLLDKLGHECRVAGDGAGALDMLAEQPFDLVLMDIQMPDMDGLETVRRLRAGKAGEVNRRTPVAALTAHAGSGDRERAREAGIDGYLPKPLDLNELDSEVRRLTGDE from the coding sequence ATGGGGGAAGGAGCACGGCACGAGTCCCACCACCTGGAAGAGGCGCTGACGGCTGACGCCTCGCTGCGCCAGGCCCTTTTCGAGGGCCTGGACCTGCCCATGGCCCTGGTCTCCAGGGACCACCGGGTCGTCATGGCCAACCGCGCCATGGCCGACCTGCTGGGTTCAACACCGGAGGCGCTGCGCGGCGGCCCCTGTCTGCGGAGCAGGGGCGGCGATACCAGGCACGACCCGGGCGAGCGCACCCTGCGCACCGGCCAGCCCGACGAGCGGCTGCTGACGGTCCCCGGGCCGGACGGCTCGCACGTGGTCCTTCTGGTACGCACCTTCCCCATGCGGCCCGATTCCGGCATCGACGGCTACCTGGCCGTGGCCAGGGAAGTCTCCGAGGAACTGCGGCGGGAAAAGCAGCAGCGGCTGCTGGGGGCCATGATGGCCAACACCGAGCACCTAGCCGTGCTCAAGGACCCCAGGCGGCGCTACCTCACGGCCAATCCCGCCTTTGCGCGCATGCTGGGGCTGGACTCCGACGAGGTGCTGGGCAAGCGGGACGAGGATCTGCTGAACGGCGTGGCAACCGACAGCGACCTTTCCGTCTACGCCGAAAACGACCGCCGGGCGCTGGAACTTCCCGCGGGGGAATCCCTGACCGTGGAGGAGCACCTCTCCGGCGGAAAAACCCGGCGCGTATTCCTGTCCAAGAAATTCCCGGTCTACGACGAAGGGGCGCTGCTGGGCGTGGCCACGGTCAGCCAGGAGATCACCCAGCTCAAGCGGACGGAGGAGGAGTTGCGGCGGGTCAACCAGCAGTTGCGGGCCATGTTCGCCAACATCCCCGGCCACCTCAACGTGGTGGACGCGGACTACCGCATCATCAACGTCAGCCGGGGCCTCATGGAGGCCTTCGGCCTGCCGGACGACGCGGACATTCTGGGCCGCCACTGCTTTGAGATCCTGCAGAACCGCCGAACCGTCTGCGGCCACTGCTCCTTGCCCAAGGCCATGGAGGAAAAGCGGCTCGTCACCCGCTTCTCCACCCCGGAGGAGGACGAGCGCACCGGCCGCTCCTTCAAGATGTACTGCGCTCCCATCCTGGACGAAGACGACCGGGTCATCGGCGGCATGGAGTACGTGGCCGACGTTACCGACCTCCGCCAGCTCACCCGAGCCCTGGAGGAGGCCAAGGAGCGGGCCGAGGCCGCCTCGCGGGCCAAATCCGCTTTCCTGGCCACCATCAGCCACGAGATCCGCACACCCCTCAACGCTGTGCTGGGCATGCTGCAGATTCTGGATCAGGCCGATCTCGCTCCGGAACACGCCGAGTCCGTGCGCACCGCCCTTATGGCCGGACGCGGCCTGGCCGGGCTGCTCAACGACCTCCTGGATCTCTCCCGCGTAGAGGCGGGCCGCATGGAGATCGCGGCCGAGCCGCTGCGCCCTGGCGACGTGCTGCGCCAAACCGCCGAGGCACTGCAGCAGCAGGCCACGGACAAGGGGCTGGCCATCTCCGTCGAAGTGGAGGACGGCGCGCCGGAGTGGCTGGACGGTGACGAGCAGCGGCTGCGCCAAATCCTTTTCAATCTGGCGGGCAACGCCATCAAGTTCACCGAGCGCGGCCGGGTGGCCCTGCGGCTGCGGCCCGACGGGGAACGGCTGCTTTTCGAGGTGGAGGACACGGGCGTCGGCATTTCGCGCGGACAGATTCACCGCCTGTTCGAGTCCTTCACCCAGATCGACGACTCCACCACCCGCCGCCACCAGGGCACCGGCCTGGGGCTGGCCATCGTCAAGAACCTGGTGGAACTCATGGGCGGCGAGGTCTGGGTGGAAAGCGAGCCCGGAGAGGGCTCGGCATTCCGCTTCACTCTGCCCCTGCGCCCGACCCAGGACGGGAATCCCGGCGGTCCCGCCCCCCGGTCCGGCACGGCGGAAGAAGCCTCCGCTCCCGCCAAGCGGGTGCTGGTGGTGGAGGACAACGAGATCAACCGCATGGTGGCTCGCAGGCTGCTGGACAAGCTGGGCCACGAGTGCCGGGTGGCCGGGGACGGAGCCGGAGCCCTGGACATGCTGGCGGAACAGCCCTTCGACCTGGTCCTCATGGACATCCAGATGCCGGACATGGACGGCCTGGAGACGGTGCGCCGCCTGCGGGCGGGCAAGGCCGGGGAGGTCAACAGGCGCACCCCCGTGGCCGCCCTGACCGCGCACGCCGGGAGTGGCGACCGGGAGCGCGCGAGGGAAGCGGGCATCGACGGCTACCTGCCCAAGCCCCTGGACCTGAACGAGTTGGACAGCGAGGTGCGGCGGCTGACCGGGGACGAATGA